From Patescibacteria group bacterium, a single genomic window includes:
- a CDS encoding cation-translocating P-type ATPase: MQKGLSSVEAAVKLKNFGYNSLPVAKKKHWLMRLLGIFLEPMMLLILITAIVYFFIGEKTETIIFLFSIVPIALMEFLEEQRTDQALEALDKMMVTSCEVYRDGKIITLETKFLVPGDLVHLTAGDKIPADGFLVDSPGLRVDEAVLTGESIAVAKSQAISLEKTGDETKLWQGTYVTQGEGAMFVNATGLNTSYGKLGSLLSKIKKSKTPLQIKLNRLLKTIAILAILTAAVVAIIISLTKGLVAGILGGLTIAMSLIPEEFPIVFSVFLIFGVLKMAKRNALVREMSLVETLGSVTVICTDKTGTLTEGRMSLKQVYWQGQVREINSGNKSGLTEFMKIVLLALERVPVDPIEIEAHSFAKSIGLEPHDIYEAHRLIEDKPFDANTKMVHHLWQDKNDGFCQYSAGAPEFIIDNCNLAELEKQKITRVFEDASNDGYRVVGIAKKSEVKNIADKDLEFVGLLIMSDPPRPEVKDAVETCQKAGIRIIMITGDNRMTAHSIAEEIGLAHNEEILTGSDIANMSPDALRDKIKTCSIFARVKPEQKYTIVKDLQDIGEVVSMTGDGVNDAPALKTANIGVAMGKKGTEVARAAAGMVLMDDNFSTIVGAVREGRRIYDNMRHAFVFLLSFHIPIVGLAIIPLFFGDSMIFLPIHIIFLELICDPASVLGFEREAARYNLMKEKPRSPSEPMINFPLGAQALLQGLGILGISLVFYYYFGVYLNNFELGRTTAFAALVLSQIAVLFFSREWVQIKSNKVILVVSALTFIFLVLSLFTALRNIFYFVPISLNLYLFIIGAVLVCNFLVGLAVSKIKNKYA; the protein is encoded by the coding sequence ATGCAAAAGGGTCTTTCTTCAGTTGAAGCGGCGGTCAAACTCAAAAATTTTGGCTATAATTCTTTACCGGTAGCGAAGAAGAAACACTGGCTGATGCGTCTGCTCGGTATTTTTTTAGAGCCAATGATGCTTCTCATTTTAATCACCGCGATTGTCTATTTTTTTATCGGCGAAAAAACTGAAACCATTATTTTTTTGTTTTCAATCGTGCCGATTGCCCTAATGGAATTTTTAGAAGAACAGCGCACGGACCAGGCCCTGGAGGCCCTGGATAAAATGATGGTAACCTCTTGCGAGGTTTATCGTGACGGAAAAATCATCACCTTGGAAACAAAATTTTTGGTTCCGGGCGACCTGGTGCACTTAACTGCCGGAGATAAAATTCCGGCTGACGGCTTTTTGGTTGATTCACCCGGCCTGCGCGTAGATGAAGCGGTTTTAACCGGCGAATCAATCGCGGTGGCTAAGTCGCAGGCCATCAGTTTGGAAAAAACCGGCGATGAAACAAAGTTATGGCAAGGCACATACGTCACTCAAGGCGAAGGCGCAATGTTTGTTAATGCCACGGGTTTAAATACATCTTACGGAAAACTCGGTTCATTACTGTCAAAAATCAAAAAATCCAAAACTCCTTTACAGATTAAACTGAATCGTTTACTAAAAACCATAGCTATACTGGCAATTTTAACAGCCGCGGTTGTAGCCATTATTATATCTTTGACCAAGGGGCTGGTAGCCGGAATATTAGGCGGATTAACCATTGCCATGTCTTTAATCCCCGAAGAATTTCCCATTGTTTTTAGCGTCTTTCTGATTTTTGGGGTCTTGAAAATGGCCAAACGAAATGCTTTGGTACGGGAAATGTCTTTGGTGGAAACTTTGGGTTCAGTGACGGTAATTTGTACCGATAAAACCGGCACCTTAACCGAAGGCAGAATGTCGTTAAAGCAGGTTTATTGGCAGGGGCAGGTAAGAGAAATTAACAGCGGCAATAAATCCGGTCTGACCGAATTCATGAAAATAGTTTTGCTGGCCTTAGAGCGGGTGCCGGTTGACCCGATTGAAATTGAAGCCCATAGTTTTGCCAAAAGCATCGGCCTTGAACCGCATGATATTTATGAAGCCCACAGATTGATAGAAGACAAACCCTTTGATGCCAACACCAAAATGGTTCACCATTTATGGCAGGATAAAAATGACGGCTTCTGCCAATACAGCGCCGGCGCTCCGGAATTCATAATTGATAATTGTAATTTAGCTGAACTGGAAAAACAAAAAATAACCAGGGTTTTTGAAGACGCGTCCAATGATGGCTACAGAGTGGTTGGCATCGCTAAAAAATCCGAGGTCAAAAATATCGCAGATAAAGATTTGGAATTCGTCGGTCTGCTTATTATGAGCGATCCGCCCCGACCGGAAGTAAAGGACGCGGTAGAAACTTGTCAGAAAGCCGGCATCAGAATCATAATGATCACCGGAGACAACAGAATGACGGCTCACAGCATTGCCGAAGAAATCGGCTTGGCTCATAATGAAGAAATTTTAACCGGATCGGATATTGCCAACATGTCGCCTGACGCCTTAAGAGATAAGATAAAAACCTGCAGTATTTTTGCTCGGGTTAAGCCGGAACAAAAATATACGATTGTTAAAGATTTGCAGGATATCGGCGAGGTGGTTTCCATGACCGGAGACGGGGTTAACGACGCACCGGCTTTAAAAACTGCCAATATCGGCGTGGCCATGGGCAAAAAAGGCACAGAAGTCGCCAGGGCCGCGGCCGGCATGGTTTTAATGGATGATAACTTTTCCACGATTGTGGGCGCGGTGCGTGAGGGCAGGCGAATTTATGACAACATGCGCCATGCTTTTGTCTTTTTACTGTCTTTTCATATTCCAATTGTCGGTTTAGCGATCATCCCGCTATTCTTTGGTGATTCAATGATTTTTTTACCCATTCATATTATCTTTTTGGAATTGATCTGTGATCCGGCTTCGGTGCTTGGTTTTGAAAGAGAAGCCGCTCGCTACAACTTAATGAAAGAAAAACCGCGTTCTCCTAGTGAACCGATGATCAATTTTCCGCTTGGCGCGCAGGCCCTATTGCAGGGGCTGGGAATACTAGGCATCAGTTTGGTTTTTTATTATTACTTTGGCGTTTATTTAAATAATTTTGAACTTGGCCGCACCACCGCCTTTGCCGCTTTGGTGCTGTCCCAAATCGCGGTTTTATTCTTTTCACGCGAGTGGGTGCAGATAAAAAGTAATAAAGTTATACTAGTAGTGTCCGCGCTGACCTTCATATTTTTGGTTTTAAGCTTGTTTACGGCTTTGCGAAATATTTTTTACTTCGTGCCAATTTCATTGAATCTTTATTTGTTCATAATCGGCGCCGTGCTGGTTTGTAACTTTTTAGTTGGTTTAGCGGTGTCAAAAATAAAAAATAAATATGCCTGA
- a CDS encoding sulfite exporter TauE/SafE family protein, whose translation MSKLTVPIRGMHCKSCEILVENNLKKVDGIKRVTVSHSEGKADIIYEGETPQASQIRDAIKSAGYEVGQKDKLPLFSKDPKDYKNLALAAVILLGLYAIARWLGIFNLSVSSDNSAGLYIVPIVGLIAGVSTCMALVGGLLLAISARHAELHPEATTKQKFMPHIYFNIGRVAGYALFGGLIGAIGSIISPSVGVLGLLTIIVGGVMIFLGLKLIEIFPYLKDKTIALPKSISRVLGIGKETKEYSHRGSMITGALTFFLPCGFTQAMQLYAVSTGSFTKGALIMGLFALGTVPGLLTVGGLSSIFKGQKAKIFFMVAGLAVIIFGWVNIANGSRLVSGLGANKPVQVTDTANAQVVQMTQDFNGYSPNVFTVKKGIPVKWVITSKSVLSCASYIVMPKYGISQGLKQGENIITFTPTETGEIPFSCSMGMYTGKFVVVDDTSGASAPAKATVASASGACGASGGGCGGCGGGNFKYTPQTGKINTATTDEQQNVQLVQTTFTYNKDIQPNVFTVKQGQPVKLVVDVKENGQGCMSTIMIPGLYNTAQRLLAGEKIIMTFTPTQTGDYPITCAMGVRRGVLKVI comes from the coding sequence ATGTCAAAATTAACTGTACCCATACGCGGGATGCACTGCAAGTCATGTGAAATTTTAGTGGAAAATAATTTAAAAAAAGTTGATGGTATTAAGAGAGTTACCGTCAGCCACAGCGAAGGCAAGGCGGATATAATCTATGAAGGCGAGACACCGCAGGCCTCGCAAATACGAGACGCAATTAAATCAGCGGGTTATGAGGTTGGTCAGAAAGACAAACTGCCGCTATTTTCCAAAGATCCAAAGGATTACAAAAATTTGGCGCTAGCCGCCGTCATTCTTCTTGGGCTTTATGCGATAGCCAGATGGCTGGGAATTTTTAATTTAAGCGTAAGTAGCGATAATAGCGCCGGGCTTTACATTGTGCCAATTGTCGGCTTAATTGCCGGCGTATCAACTTGTATGGCTTTAGTTGGCGGATTACTCCTGGCAATTTCCGCCAGACACGCTGAACTCCATCCCGAAGCAACAACAAAACAAAAATTCATGCCTCATATATATTTTAATATCGGCCGGGTTGCCGGCTATGCTTTGTTTGGCGGACTAATCGGTGCAATCGGATCAATAATCAGTCCGTCGGTCGGCGTGCTGGGTCTGTTAACCATAATCGTTGGTGGAGTAATGATATTTCTGGGTTTAAAACTCATAGAAATTTTTCCGTACTTGAAAGACAAAACCATTGCCCTGCCAAAAAGCATTTCCAGAGTGTTGGGAATCGGCAAAGAAACAAAAGAATACAGCCACCGCGGTTCAATGATTACCGGCGCTTTGACATTCTTTCTGCCTTGCGGATTTACCCAGGCGATGCAGCTCTATGCCGTCAGTACCGGTAGTTTCACGAAGGGCGCCTTGATTATGGGTTTGTTTGCTCTTGGCACCGTGCCGGGGCTATTAACTGTTGGCGGATTAAGTTCAATCTTTAAAGGCCAGAAAGCAAAAATATTTTTTATGGTTGCGGGCTTGGCAGTGATAATTTTCGGCTGGGTCAATATTGCCAATGGCAGCAGATTGGTCTCCGGTCTGGGCGCAAACAAGCCGGTTCAGGTTACAGACACAGCCAACGCACAAGTTGTGCAAATGACACAGGATTTTAACGGCTATTCACCAAATGTTTTTACCGTTAAAAAAGGTATACCGGTTAAGTGGGTAATCACATCCAAATCCGTTCTTTCCTGTGCCAGTTATATTGTTATGCCCAAGTATGGAATCAGCCAAGGTTTAAAACAGGGAGAGAATATTATCACCTTCACTCCAACTGAAACCGGCGAAATTCCATTTTCCTGTTCAATGGGTATGTATACCGGAAAATTTGTGGTAGTTGATGATACCAGTGGTGCCAGTGCGCCCGCCAAGGCAACAGTTGCTTCCGCAAGTGGCGCTTGCGGAGCCAGCGGAGGCGGTTGTGGCGGTTGCGGGGGTGGGAACTTTAAATATACACCGCAAACAGGTAAAATAAATACAGCTACAACTGATGAGCAGCAAAATGTTCAGTTAGTTCAAACCACTTTTACCTATAACAAAGATATCCAGCCAAATGTCTTCACAGTTAAACAGGGCCAGCCGGTAAAACTTGTTGTGGATGTTAAAGAAAACGGACAGGGTTGTATGAGCACGATTATGATTCCCGGATTATACAACACAGCGCAACGCTTGCTGGCTGGAGAAAAAATAATTATGACGTTTACACCCACTCAAACCGGGGATTATCCAATAACTTGCGCAATGGGTGTGCGCAGAGGGGTTTTGAAAGTAATTTAA
- a CDS encoding heavy metal translocating P-type ATPase, with the protein MDSDKQTNLSIGGMHCASCAAIIEMSLKKVPGVKSAHVNFAAEKANIFYDTATESDLLNAVKHAGYKAEVIDVDHPEIEKEKKEKEMKGLQLRLIASIILSLPMVFFMFFDLPYEGIISFILTTPIQFIIGAGFYKGAWSSLKMKMFNMDSLIAIGTSTAYIYSLANLIQGLPGLYFETAAFLITFVTLGKWLETKAKYKTSDAIKKLMGLQAKTARIIKNGSTVDVPIEQVVAGDIIIVRPGEKIPVDGVVTKGDSSVDEAMLTGESIPVEKTVGDKVIGATINKHGSFEFKATKVGNETALAQIIRLIEEAQGSKAPIQDIADRISMWFVPIVIGLAILSFLIWFFVLGAGFAFSIMAFTSVIVIACPCALGLATPTAIMVGTGKGAQYGVLIKGGEPLEAACKIKAIVFDKTGTLTKGKPEVTDVIELDHIGTDKAIGIAASLEKLSEHPLAEAIVGYAQQKSVAFLEVKNFKAIPGHGVEGIVEDKKYYFGNRKLITDYTKLNLAKIDKKMKELEDGGKTAMILADESEILGLIGVADTLKSSSAETIKKLQQAGIAVYMITGDNRRTAQAIAQQVGIKNVLAEVLPEDKANEVKKIQSTGIEVAMVGDGINDAPALAQADLGIAMGGGTDVAMETGGIVIIKNDLRDVLTAIKLSRETVGKIKQNMFFALFYNVIGIPIAARVFAGLGIILKPELAGLAMALSSISVVSNSLLLQRFKPNKTNYLSLIAPFIMGLIFLGLFIEFARFSSGV; encoded by the coding sequence ATGGATAGCGACAAACAAACAAACTTAAGCATCGGCGGCATGCACTGCGCTTCCTGTGCGGCCATTATTGAAATGAGTTTGAAAAAAGTGCCCGGAGTGAAATCCGCTCATGTTAATTTTGCGGCGGAAAAGGCCAATATTTTTTATGATACGGCGACTGAAAGTGATTTACTGAACGCGGTCAAACATGCCGGGTATAAGGCCGAAGTGATTGATGTTGATCATCCGGAAATAGAGAAAGAAAAAAAAGAAAAAGAGATGAAGGGTTTACAGTTGCGCCTGATAGCCAGCATAATTTTAAGTTTGCCGATGGTATTTTTCATGTTTTTTGATTTGCCATATGAGGGGATAATCTCATTTATTTTGACCACGCCAATTCAGTTTATAATCGGCGCCGGATTTTATAAAGGCGCGTGGAGCAGCTTAAAGATGAAGATGTTTAACATGGACAGCTTGATTGCCATTGGCACTTCTACTGCCTATATTTATAGTTTGGCAAATTTAATTCAGGGTCTGCCGGGTTTGTATTTTGAAACCGCCGCCTTTTTAATTACTTTTGTCACTTTGGGCAAGTGGCTGGAAACCAAAGCAAAATACAAAACCTCGGATGCTATTAAAAAATTAATGGGTCTACAGGCCAAAACTGCCCGCATTATTAAAAATGGATCAACGGTTGATGTGCCGATTGAACAAGTTGTGGCCGGAGATATTATAATCGTTCGTCCCGGAGAAAAAATTCCGGTTGATGGCGTGGTCACAAAAGGGGATTCATCGGTTGATGAAGCGATGTTAACCGGTGAAAGCATTCCGGTAGAAAAAACCGTGGGCGACAAAGTGATTGGCGCGACCATAAACAAACATGGCAGTTTTGAATTTAAAGCCACCAAAGTTGGCAACGAAACCGCACTGGCGCAAATTATTCGTTTAATTGAAGAGGCGCAGGGTTCAAAGGCCCCGATTCAGGATATTGCCGACAGAATTTCCATGTGGTTTGTGCCGATTGTGATCGGTTTGGCAATTTTGAGTTTTCTTATTTGGTTTTTTGTTCTTGGCGCCGGTTTTGCTTTCAGCATAATGGCCTTTACCTCTGTAATCGTGATTGCTTGCCCCTGTGCGCTGGGTTTGGCCACGCCTACGGCAATTATGGTAGGCACGGGCAAAGGCGCCCAATATGGCGTTTTAATTAAGGGTGGCGAGCCGCTGGAAGCCGCCTGCAAGATTAAAGCCATTGTTTTTGACAAAACCGGAACTTTAACCAAAGGCAAGCCAGAAGTTACAGATGTTATTGAACTTGATCATATCGGCACTGATAAAGCGATTGGTATTGCCGCCAGTTTGGAAAAGTTATCCGAACATCCGTTGGCCGAAGCGATTGTTGGTTATGCCCAGCAAAAATCAGTTGCGTTTTTGGAAGTTAAAAATTTCAAAGCCATCCCCGGGCACGGCGTTGAGGGTATAGTTGAAGATAAAAAATATTATTTCGGCAACCGCAAATTGATTACGGACTACACTAAATTAAATTTAGCCAAAATTGATAAAAAAATGAAAGAATTGGAAGATGGGGGAAAGACCGCTATGATTCTGGCTGATGAATCGGAAATTTTAGGGTTGATTGGTGTGGCTGATACTTTAAAAAGTAGTTCTGCCGAAACAATTAAGAAATTACAGCAGGCTGGCATCGCGGTATATATGATCACCGGTGACAACCGCCGCACCGCGCAAGCCATTGCTCAACAGGTAGGCATAAAAAATGTTTTGGCCGAGGTCTTACCCGAAGACAAAGCCAATGAAGTTAAAAAAATTCAAAGCACCGGCATTGAGGTGGCCATGGTTGGGGATGGTATAAACGACGCACCGGCGTTGGCCCAGGCCGATTTGGGCATTGCTATGGGCGGAGGTACGGACGTGGCCATGGAAACCGGCGGAATTGTTATTATCAAAAATGATTTGCGCGATGTTTTGACGGCCATAAAGTTAAGCCGCGAGACAGTGGGAAAAATAAAACAGAACATGTTTTTTGCTCTGTTTTATAATGTGATTGGCATTCCTATTGCCGCGCGTGTTTTTGCCGGACTGGGTATTATTTTGAAACCGGAGTTGGCCGGATTGGCTATGGCCTTGAGTTCAATTTCAGTGGTAAGCAATTCTTTACTATTACAAAGATTCAAACCTAACAAAACCAACTATTTATCTCTTATTGCCCCGTTTATAATGGGCTTAATCTTCCTGGGGTTATTTATTGAGTTTGCGAGGTTTAGTTCGGGGGTGTAA
- a CDS encoding metal-sensitive transcriptional regulator: MLEPYTTKIKANLKKVQGQINLIQKMLDENRYCVDVAQQIHAAVGILKQTNNIILESHLNSCASHKLNSKKQSEKDAFVKELIQTFNLTTK; this comes from the coding sequence ATGTTGGAGCCATACACAACCAAGATCAAGGCCAATTTAAAAAAAGTTCAAGGCCAGATAAATTTAATTCAAAAAATGTTGGATGAAAACAGATATTGCGTTGATGTTGCCCAGCAAATTCACGCGGCTGTGGGCATATTAAAGCAGACCAATAACATAATTCTGGAAAGCCACTTAAATTCCTGCGCTTCGCATAAATTAAATTCAAAAAAACAATCCGAGAAAGATGCCTTCGTTAAAGAATTAATTCAAACCTTCAACCTGACAACCAAATAA
- the rlmN gene encoding 23S rRNA (adenine(2503)-C(2))-methyltransferase RlmN, whose translation MPDLGVIIASEKKFRQDQIYKAWFDVGIDGYAQITTLPLDLREKLKNLPWLSVELGLLQESKTDNTKKALLKLNDGQTVETVLMGRKSRNTICISSQVGCPMNCAFCATGSCGFTRNLSAQEIVDQYRFWQRYLGAEEGIDNIVVMGQGEPLLNYDNVKTAINIILKYTDIGPRQITISTAGVPAAMEKMIADKDFPPVRFAVSLHSAIDATRKKIMPSHQPGFFDFLIDWSKKYHQAFPSRAHYLGLEYIMLDKVNDDAKHLKAFIKLASKLGSVRINLIPYNLISTGASTGVFTGSAPKVIEHWQETLLNSGFTSTIRHSQGQDIAAACGQLKA comes from the coding sequence ATGCCTGATTTGGGCGTTATAATCGCTTCCGAAAAAAAATTCCGCCAGGATCAAATCTATAAGGCCTGGTTTGATGTTGGCATTGATGGTTATGCGCAAATCACCACTTTGCCTTTGGATTTGCGGGAAAAACTAAAAAATTTGCCCTGGCTTTCGGTTGAGTTGGGACTTCTGCAGGAAAGTAAAACAGATAACACAAAAAAGGCGTTGTTAAAATTAAATGATGGGCAAACTGTAGAAACAGTTTTGATGGGCCGCAAGTCAAGAAATACAATTTGTATTTCCAGCCAGGTCGGTTGTCCGATGAATTGCGCTTTTTGCGCCACCGGATCGTGCGGTTTTACGCGAAATTTATCGGCGCAGGAAATTGTGGATCAATATCGCTTTTGGCAAAGGTATTTGGGAGCGGAAGAGGGGATTGATAATATTGTGGTTATGGGTCAGGGTGAGCCGCTACTCAATTATGATAATGTCAAAACAGCCATAAATATTATTTTAAAATACACTGATATTGGTCCCCGGCAAATCACGATTTCAACTGCCGGCGTGCCTGCGGCTATGGAAAAAATGATTGCAGATAAAGATTTTCCGCCGGTTCGGTTTGCCGTATCGCTTCATAGCGCCATTGACGCCACCCGAAAAAAAATAATGCCATCGCATCAGCCCGGCTTTTTTGATTTTTTAATTGATTGGTCCAAAAAATATCACCAGGCCTTTCCGAGTCGGGCGCATTATCTGGGTTTGGAGTATATTATGCTTGATAAAGTTAATGACGATGCCAAACATTTAAAGGCATTTATTAAACTGGCTTCAAAGTTGGGGAGCGTGAGAATTAATCTGATTCCGTATAATTTGATTTCTACCGGCGCGTCAACCGGGGTTTTTACCGGATCGGCGCCAAAAGTAATAGAACACTGGCAGGAGACATTGCTCAATTCCGGCTTTACCAGCACCATCCGCCATTCCCAGGGCCAGGATATTGCCGCGGCCTGTGGACAACTCAAGGCCTAA
- a CDS encoding ribonuclease H-like domain-containing protein, which produces MPNEIVFDIETQNTFADVDNDFKKFKISVVSIYSSQTNTYTSFSEDELKNLWPILEKADRLIGYNSEHFDLPILHNYYLGDLTKIPHLDIMKIIKDSIGIRLKLSDVAEATLDNITKSADGLQAIKWWKEGKIDEIKKYCEQDVKVTKELYDFGKANRQLFYKSLAGDVIPFAVDFSVAPTAAPKNNLNLTLPF; this is translated from the coding sequence ATGCCCAACGAAATCGTTTTTGACATTGAAACCCAAAACACCTTTGCCGACGTGGATAATGACTTTAAAAAATTCAAAATATCAGTAGTTTCAATATATAGTTCGCAAACAAACACTTACACCAGTTTCTCCGAAGATGAATTAAAAAATTTATGGCCCATTTTGGAGAAAGCCGACCGGTTAATTGGCTATAACAGCGAACATTTTGACCTGCCGATTTTGCATAACTACTATCTGGGCGATTTGACCAAAATTCCGCATCTGGACATCATGAAAATTATCAAAGACAGCATCGGCATCCGGCTTAAATTAAGCGATGTAGCCGAAGCCACGCTGGATAATATCACCAAAAGCGCAGACGGGCTCCAGGCAATCAAATGGTGGAAAGAAGGTAAGATTGATGAAATAAAAAAATACTGCGAGCAGGACGTGAAAGTGACCAAAGAACTTTATGACTTTGGCAAAGCTAACCGGCAGTTATTCTACAAATCCCTGGCCGGAGACGTTATACCCTTTGCTGTTGATTTCAGCGTCGCGCCAACCGCCGCTCCTAAAAACAATTTAAATTTAACTTTACCATTTTAA
- the thiI gene encoding tRNA uracil 4-sulfurtransferase ThiI: MNFIIHPDEIFLKGTNQPFFYRALKNNLEKLFAGANVRRVESGMVLSADLNEQDINRLALIPGIANFAPAIITKADNINDLKKSIDKLLQTPECANSKHTSFRISSERSYKSSPLSSKQIANEIGEYVRLKTGWKVDLKHQDLDINIAIGKDQAIIYGNLTDGAGGLPTESSGKVLCLLSGGIDSPVAAYKLMCRGAEVGLIHFQNQTQVTVEVGEKIFDLAKTLANYQSEVQLFMVPFAELQKQVIMKIPSQYRMLITRRLFNKIACEIAKANKYQALANGNSLGQVASQTLENISVVEASSDLLTLSPLIGTNKKDIMNTAKKIGTLEISNRPYEDCCSLFVAKHPETKARRKQIEEMEKAVDMSQFDKSSIISYYISASSARP, from the coding sequence ATGAATTTCATCATCCACCCCGACGAAATATTTTTAAAAGGCACTAACCAGCCGTTTTTTTATCGCGCTTTGAAAAATAATCTGGAAAAATTGTTTGCCGGCGCAAATGTGAGAAGAGTGGAAAGCGGAATGGTGTTAAGCGCTGATTTAAATGAACAAGATATCAATCGGCTGGCCTTAATTCCAGGCATAGCCAATTTTGCACCGGCAATTATAACTAAGGCAGATAATATCAACGATTTAAAAAAATCCATAGACAAATTACTGCAAACCCCCGAATGTGCCAATTCTAAACACACATCCTTCCGCATATCTTCAGAACGCTCATATAAAAGTTCTCCTTTGTCCTCAAAACAAATTGCCAATGAGATAGGGGAGTATGTGCGCCTAAAAACCGGTTGGAAAGTTGACCTCAAACATCAGGATTTGGATATTAATATCGCCATCGGCAAAGATCAGGCTATTATTTATGGAAATTTAACCGATGGCGCCGGCGGCTTGCCGACAGAATCATCCGGCAAAGTATTGTGCTTATTATCCGGCGGTATAGACAGCCCGGTCGCGGCCTACAAATTAATGTGCCGCGGTGCCGAAGTTGGTCTGATTCATTTTCAAAATCAAACGCAAGTTACAGTCGAAGTGGGGGAGAAAATTTTTGATCTGGCCAAAACTCTGGCCAATTACCAATCAGAAGTTCAGCTATTTATGGTCCCGTTTGCCGAACTGCAAAAACAGGTGATAATGAAGATTCCTTCACAGTACAGAATGCTGATCACGCGCCGATTATTCAATAAAATCGCCTGTGAAATCGCCAAAGCCAACAAATATCAGGCCTTGGCCAATGGCAACTCGCTCGGCCAGGTGGCTTCGCAAACTCTGGAGAATATATCCGTGGTAGAAGCATCGTCTGATTTGTTAACTTTATCTCCATTGATTGGAACCAATAAAAAAGATATAATGAACACAGCCAAAAAAATCGGCACGCTGGAAATTTCCAACCGTCCTTACGAAGATTGTTGCAGTTTGTTTGTAGCCAAGCATCCGGAAACCAAAGCCCGGCGCAAACAGATTGAAGAAATGGAAAAAGCGGTAGATATGTCCCAATTTGACAAAAGCAGTATAATATCATACTATATTAGTGCGAGTTCTGCTCGTCCTTAG